Genomic DNA from Alicyclobacillus fastidiosus:
ACAGGGCGGTGTGTGGATTCGTGCTCGGTTGTTGTATATCCACAGGGCGTTTGGTATCGGAACGTTACACAAGAATCTGTTCATGCTATTGTCCAAGGTCACTTATTCAGGGGCGAGATTCAGCAAGAACTGGTTAGCTATACATATCAGCTCCAGAATTTCATTGAACACTGAGCTACTGAGGTCTCAGATTATGGGGTTGGTCCAAGGCTACAAGTACTCCCCACAATATCTTGAAGGAAGGTTATTTAGTATGAAAATGGGACATAAAGGTGCAGTTGCTGGAGTGGTTTCGGTGTGTCTCTCATTAGCCCTCGCAGGGTGTGGAACCACTGGTTCTACAAAAAATACCGAAAATGCATCCCAGACAAT
This window encodes:
- a CDS encoding (2Fe-2S) ferredoxin domain-containing protein, producing MHRLTYHVLVCNGGCCHREGGEHLLQMFRREVTRLNGDHIRITETRCTGRCVDSCSVVVYPQGVWYRNVTQESVHAIVQGHLFRGEIQQELVSYTYQLQNFIEH